The Prosthecobacter vanneervenii genome has a segment encoding these proteins:
- a CDS encoding helicase-related protein has product MPASASELFIVDNSDSEWKVRNYLADWCELSKTIDIATGYFEIGALLALKDKWQQVDSIRLLMGDEVSKRTKRAFEEGLKKITSILDASLEGEKRANDFLSGVPAVVEALRAGKIQCRVYRKDKFHAKCYLTHARQAVIGSFGLVGSSNFTRPGLEDNVELNVQIRGNDVKLLQEWYERHWEESEDITADVLRTFERHTNPRTPFEVWFKALHELLRGHELTPDEWDRERSIIFPRLARYQQDAYKNLVEIARLYGGAFLCDGVGLGKTYVGLMIIERMVMHEGKRVVLFAPKAAREDVWAPAVERLLPDLNSGFVTFIPYNHTDLQRKGKYPADLARTLRDADVILIDEAHHFRNPGGAGEGALEQSRYRKLQQYLHQQGGREKQMFFLTATPINNSVHDFRHILELATNGEDAYFATGTRNLGIHNLRAHFVQLERSLLQTPAAATENEASEFFRVEEALQKDAIFDELVVQRSRVYVKKSESGSAGGSVVFPAREIPRVAPYKLKVTYGRLLESVEQAFSRTKPLFALSIYYPLAYWKGPSDAPELQTFNTGRQAQVVSLVRTQFLKRFESSAHAFEQSCWRLLKKLLAWVEVHTSSDHDKRRLERWKLKNDKLIGYATAHQQELWPSEEGSADDDDNDFITQADLDATEKLDPELYKVDEILDDTFMDLDQIVDFLNLGAKVDPAKDDKLKALIKMLKSDKDLKGRKVIIFSEFADTAWYLDRHLKEAGIEGVERIDGSCSQRVRSSVIHRFSPFYNGRSPAQLAAEGQQEIQVLIATDVLAEGLNLQDADRLINYDLHWNPVRLMQRIGRVDRRVNPETEQALLEAHPHLASTRGRIIYWNFLPPDELDSLLRLYNRVNRKTLVISRTFGIEGRKLLTPDDEFDPIKEINEQYEGQESESEALRLEYEELTRLHPDLAAQLPDLPLKLFSGRKTPTAGVRAVFFCFRIPHPDPALVEAADGAARWSESAGETVWLCTDPEGKNIADTPRTIADLIRSQPDTPVHHSLDHAALSKLRQKVEKELIKSHLRSLQAPAGVSPVLKCWMEVT; this is encoded by the coding sequence ATGCCCGCCTCCGCCTCAGAGCTCTTCATCGTCGACAACAGCGACAGCGAATGGAAAGTCCGCAATTATCTCGCCGACTGGTGTGAGCTTTCGAAGACCATCGACATCGCGACCGGCTATTTTGAGATCGGCGCACTCCTCGCCCTTAAAGACAAATGGCAGCAGGTCGACTCCATCCGCCTGCTCATGGGCGATGAAGTTTCAAAGCGCACCAAGCGGGCTTTTGAAGAGGGCTTGAAGAAGATCACCTCCATCTTGGATGCCAGTCTGGAAGGCGAGAAAAGGGCGAATGACTTCCTCTCCGGCGTGCCCGCAGTGGTCGAGGCGCTGCGCGCCGGCAAGATTCAGTGCCGGGTCTATCGCAAGGACAAGTTTCATGCCAAATGCTACCTCACCCACGCCAGGCAGGCCGTCATCGGTTCCTTTGGCCTTGTTGGCTCGTCCAATTTCACCAGACCAGGCCTGGAGGACAATGTGGAGCTCAATGTCCAGATTCGTGGCAATGACGTAAAGCTGCTCCAGGAATGGTACGAACGGCACTGGGAGGAGTCCGAAGATATCACGGCAGACGTGCTCCGCACCTTTGAGCGCCATACCAATCCGCGCACGCCTTTCGAGGTCTGGTTCAAAGCATTGCATGAGCTGCTGCGTGGGCACGAACTCACCCCCGATGAATGGGACCGCGAGCGCTCCATCATTTTCCCCCGGCTCGCCCGTTACCAGCAGGACGCGTACAAAAATCTCGTCGAAATCGCCCGTCTCTACGGCGGCGCGTTCCTCTGTGACGGCGTAGGCCTAGGCAAGACCTACGTTGGCCTCATGATCATTGAGCGAATGGTCATGCATGAAGGCAAGAGGGTCGTGTTGTTTGCCCCAAAAGCCGCCCGCGAGGACGTCTGGGCACCTGCGGTGGAGCGCCTGCTGCCGGATCTGAACAGCGGCTTTGTCACCTTCATTCCTTACAATCACACCGACCTGCAGCGCAAAGGCAAGTATCCCGCAGACCTGGCGCGTACGCTTCGCGATGCCGATGTCATCCTGATTGACGAGGCTCATCACTTCCGCAATCCCGGCGGCGCAGGCGAGGGTGCGCTTGAGCAGTCACGCTATCGCAAGCTCCAGCAGTACCTGCATCAGCAGGGCGGGCGGGAGAAGCAGATGTTCTTCCTCACCGCCACACCCATCAACAACAGTGTCCACGACTTCCGCCACATCCTGGAGCTGGCCACCAATGGAGAGGATGCTTATTTCGCCACCGGCACGCGAAATCTGGGCATCCACAATCTGCGTGCGCACTTCGTGCAGTTGGAGCGCTCGCTTTTGCAGACGCCTGCCGCCGCCACCGAAAACGAAGCCAGCGAATTCTTCCGCGTCGAAGAGGCCCTTCAAAAAGATGCCATTTTCGACGAGCTCGTGGTCCAGCGCTCGCGTGTCTATGTCAAGAAGAGCGAGAGCGGCTCCGCAGGCGGCTCGGTCGTCTTCCCCGCACGGGAAATCCCGCGGGTCGCTCCGTACAAGCTCAAAGTCACCTATGGCCGCCTGCTGGAGTCTGTGGAGCAGGCCTTCAGCCGCACCAAGCCTCTCTTTGCGCTCAGCATCTACTATCCGCTCGCCTACTGGAAAGGCCCTTCGGATGCTCCTGAGCTGCAAACTTTCAACACGGGCCGCCAGGCCCAGGTAGTTTCGCTGGTCCGCACTCAGTTTTTAAAGCGCTTCGAAAGCTCGGCCCATGCCTTTGAGCAGTCCTGCTGGCGGCTGCTGAAGAAACTGCTCGCCTGGGTGGAGGTGCATACCAGCAGTGATCATGACAAACGGCGGCTTGAGCGCTGGAAACTGAAGAATGACAAGCTCATCGGTTACGCCACCGCCCATCAGCAGGAACTCTGGCCTTCCGAGGAAGGCAGCGCGGACGATGACGACAACGATTTCATCACCCAGGCAGATCTGGACGCCACCGAGAAGCTGGATCCGGAACTTTACAAGGTGGATGAAATCCTGGACGACACCTTCATGGATCTCGACCAGATCGTCGATTTCCTCAATCTGGGCGCCAAGGTGGACCCCGCCAAGGACGACAAGCTCAAAGCGCTGATCAAAATGCTCAAGTCTGACAAGGACTTGAAAGGCCGGAAGGTGATCATCTTCTCCGAGTTTGCGGATACCGCCTGGTATCTGGACAGGCACCTCAAAGAGGCGGGTATCGAGGGCGTGGAGCGCATCGATGGCAGCTGCAGCCAGCGGGTGCGCAGCAGTGTCATTCACCGCTTCTCGCCTTTCTACAATGGGCGGAGTCCGGCTCAGCTGGCCGCTGAGGGGCAGCAGGAGATTCAGGTGCTCATCGCCACAGATGTGCTTGCCGAAGGCCTCAACCTCCAGGACGCCGACCGCCTCATCAATTATGACCTGCACTGGAACCCCGTGCGCCTCATGCAGCGCATCGGTCGTGTGGACCGCCGGGTGAATCCTGAGACGGAGCAGGCGCTGCTGGAGGCACATCCGCACCTCGCCTCCACACGTGGCCGGATCATCTATTGGAACTTCCTGCCTCCGGATGAGCTCGACAGCCTGCTGCGCCTTTACAACCGGGTGAATCGCAAGACCCTCGTCATCTCCCGCACCTTTGGCATCGAGGGGCGCAAACTACTCACTCCGGATGACGAGTTTGACCCCATCAAAGAGATCAACGAGCAGTATGAAGGCCAGGAGAGCGAGAGCGAAGCCCTGCGCCTGGAGTACGAAGAACTCACCCGCCTTCATCCGGACCTCGCGGCTCAGCTTCCTGACTTGCCTCTCAAGCTGTTCAGTGGTCGCAAAACACCCACGGCAGGTGTTCGCGCCGTGTTCTTCTGCTTCCGCATTCCGCATCCCGACCCCGCTCTCGTCGAGGCTGCGGACGGCGCCGCACGCTGGTCTGAATCCGCTGGTGAGACCGTCTGGCTTTGCACTGATCCTGAGGGGAAGAACATTGCCGACACTCCGCGCACCATCGCCGATCTCATCCGCTCTCAGCCCGACACCCCTGTTCATCATTCACTGGACCACGCTGCTCTCTCCAAACTGCGTCAGAAGGTGGAGAAAGAACTCATCAAATCACACCTCCGCTCGCTCCAGGCCCCGGCAGGTGTTTCACCGGTGTTGAAGTGCTGGATGGAAGTGACTTAA
- a CDS encoding DUF6998 domain-containing protein, translating to MAKQSTNQDRLNALAQHSLPEPFHSHLEQVHKICRQMRDHVGLLGMNLDFTPDGRFVGDMGELIAALKFGVTIHKSLKGGQDGVCSVTGKSVEVKLRTQANSIIWVKGVPDILLVIYLCPTSLRWGVVYNGPGTVIQDTQFAKYNERHGRYETSIPKMLAASEAMLLQDQPTTLILHQVH from the coding sequence ATGGCAAAACAGTCCACGAACCAAGACAGACTAAATGCATTGGCTCAGCACTCCTTGCCCGAGCCTTTCCACAGCCACCTGGAGCAGGTCCACAAAATCTGCCGTCAAATGCGAGATCATGTGGGCCTTCTCGGGATGAACTTGGATTTCACACCAGACGGCCGCTTTGTAGGCGATATGGGCGAGCTCATTGCCGCCCTCAAATTTGGGGTCACGATTCACAAAAGCCTTAAAGGCGGTCAGGATGGCGTTTGCTCAGTCACTGGAAAAAGCGTCGAGGTCAAACTTCGGACGCAAGCAAACTCGATTATCTGGGTCAAAGGAGTGCCTGACATCCTGCTTGTCATCTATTTGTGTCCCACAAGTCTTAGATGGGGAGTGGTTTACAACGGTCCTGGCACTGTGATTCAGGACACCCAGTTTGCCAAATACAACGAGCGGCATGGTCGCTATGAAACCTCCATACCCAAGATGCTAGCCGCTAGCGAAGCGATGCTTTTACAGGATCAGCCGACGACACTCATATTACACCAAGTGCACTGA